The following proteins are encoded in a genomic region of Limosilactobacillus reuteri subsp. reuteri:
- the ezrA gene encoding septation ring formation regulator EzrA, with amino-acid sequence MVFQVLIGILIIVVAILACVYFYQRRAVKQINDLMESEKKLADQKVDQQIKNVEELQLIGDAKKQFETTKNKYEKQVRPAITAFNKRAPQLLADSRTSKLLTINTQIRDLQADLAKLTTTLQQIQKDLQHLRQQQHTHKQAVEQIKNKYRQFHRQLNEKSFEYGDSEKQLNSRLNELEDQFAQFTDLTNKGDIEAAQEILSNLQSENDKFEQDLKKIPQLYKPIATEFPEQLSELKSGYETLVKQNFHFTEKNIDKQIEQLQAKLDQTIDQLNNLQLDVVEQSNKDLSDQIDYLYGVMQKEIDAKNEAIHLIEVMKDFTKHAQRQNDELGVELDRLSLNYTLTNHEQETVRELGEQIKAIIKQYRDDAEAVANKTAVYSQVLDRQKSNQKNLTEIEKSQEKLNDEVAKLQTDEQRARQMLQKYSTQIRTIHRQVEQLNLPGLPKDYLDYFFGVSDEIKKLADELNEYKINMDEITKQLIIVESDLDTLNDKTDILRDSAELTERFQQYANRFSDNEKIAAAAKKSQELFKQFNYTASLEAIATVLEEIEPGSYKRIEDTYYREIGKN; translated from the coding sequence GTGGTTTTTCAAGTATTGATTGGTATTTTAATTATTGTTGTAGCAATATTAGCTTGCGTATATTTTTATCAACGACGAGCTGTTAAACAGATCAACGACTTAATGGAAAGCGAGAAAAAGCTAGCAGATCAAAAAGTTGACCAGCAGATTAAAAATGTTGAAGAATTGCAACTAATCGGGGATGCTAAAAAGCAATTCGAAACAACTAAAAACAAATATGAAAAACAAGTGCGACCAGCAATCACGGCCTTTAATAAACGAGCTCCTCAATTGTTAGCAGATTCACGGACGAGCAAGTTGTTGACAATCAACACTCAGATTCGTGACCTGCAAGCAGATTTGGCAAAGTTAACGACAACTCTTCAACAGATCCAAAAAGACTTACAACATCTTCGTCAACAACAACATACCCATAAGCAAGCGGTCGAGCAGATTAAAAATAAATATCGTCAATTCCACCGGCAACTAAATGAGAAGAGCTTCGAATATGGAGACAGTGAAAAGCAGTTAAATAGCAGATTAAACGAATTAGAGGATCAATTCGCGCAATTTACTGATTTAACTAATAAAGGCGATATTGAGGCGGCTCAAGAAATTTTAAGCAATTTGCAATCTGAAAACGACAAATTTGAACAAGACCTTAAGAAGATTCCTCAGCTCTATAAGCCAATTGCAACCGAGTTTCCAGAACAATTATCCGAGCTAAAAAGTGGTTATGAGACACTCGTAAAACAAAATTTCCACTTTACGGAGAAAAATATTGATAAGCAAATTGAGCAACTCCAAGCTAAACTGGATCAGACGATTGATCAGCTTAACAATTTACAATTAGATGTTGTGGAACAATCTAATAAAGATCTTAGTGACCAGATTGATTACTTATACGGGGTAATGCAAAAAGAAATTGATGCTAAGAATGAAGCTATTCATTTGATTGAAGTGATGAAAGACTTTACAAAACATGCTCAACGGCAAAATGACGAACTTGGTGTAGAATTAGACCGGTTAAGTTTGAATTACACACTTACTAATCATGAACAAGAAACCGTTCGAGAACTTGGTGAACAAATTAAGGCGATTATTAAGCAGTATCGTGATGACGCAGAAGCAGTTGCCAATAAAACGGCTGTTTATAGTCAGGTGCTTGATCGACAAAAGTCTAATCAAAAGAACTTGACTGAAATTGAAAAAAGCCAAGAAAAGCTTAACGATGAAGTTGCTAAATTACAGACTGATGAGCAACGCGCCCGTCAAATGCTTCAAAAATATTCCACCCAGATTCGTACAATTCATCGACAAGTAGAACAGTTGAACCTTCCTGGCTTACCAAAGGATTACTTAGATTACTTCTTTGGTGTCAGCGATGAGATTAAAAAGTTAGCTGATGAATTGAATGAGTATAAGATCAATATGGATGAAATTACGAAGCAACTAATTATCGTCGAGTCAGACCTAGACACATTAAATGACAAGACTGATATTCTTCGTGATAGCGCGGAATTAACAGAACGATTCCAACAATATGCAAACCGGTTTAGTGATAACGAAAAGATTGCAGCAGCAGCTAAAAAATCCCAAGAACTTTTTAAGCAGTTTAACTACACGGCAAGTTTAGAGGCAATTGCGACAGTTTTAGAGGAGATTGAACCTGGTAGCTACAAACGAATTGAAGATACCTATTATCGTGAAATTGGTAAAAATTAA
- the thiI gene encoding tRNA uracil 4-sulfurtransferase ThiI: MQYTEIMVRYGELSTKGHNKKSFIDRLGVNVRKALHSFDQVKVHAQRDRLHVELNGADYDQVMNRLKLVFGIQNFSPSIKVDKTFEATAEAAAQMIAEQVDKPITFKVETRRSDHQFAIDTFEMNNKLGGYLLDKFPDKLKVDVHHPDLTLRVEIRLNGIFLSSETIKGAGGLPVGTAGKGMMMMSGGIDSPVAAYLGMKRGVSMEMVHFFSPPYTSPQALAKAKQLTERLAKYSGSIKFIQVPFAEIQETVKEKVPEGYLMTIQRRMMLRLAAALMIKRHGLAIFNGESLGQVASQTMESMLAINDVTSYPVLRPVLSFDKTEIIKIAQDIDTYDLSILPYEDCCTVFTPPSPKTRPNVKRAREYEKRLDIEGLMQRALDGIEITEIHPGEDYLNQNEDVFAELL; this comes from the coding sequence GTGCAATATACAGAAATCATGGTTCGTTATGGTGAGCTTTCGACAAAGGGACATAATAAAAAGTCCTTTATTGATCGTTTAGGGGTAAACGTACGAAAGGCCCTTCATAGCTTTGACCAGGTAAAGGTGCATGCCCAACGTGATCGGTTGCATGTTGAATTAAATGGAGCTGACTATGATCAAGTGATGAATCGGTTGAAGTTAGTGTTTGGGATTCAAAACTTCTCTCCATCAATTAAAGTTGATAAGACGTTTGAAGCGACTGCAGAGGCAGCAGCGCAAATGATCGCTGAACAAGTTGATAAACCAATTACCTTTAAAGTGGAAACTCGTCGATCAGATCACCAATTTGCAATTGATACCTTTGAAATGAACAACAAGCTAGGGGGATACCTCTTAGATAAGTTTCCTGATAAATTAAAAGTTGATGTTCACCATCCAGACCTAACTTTACGAGTTGAGATCCGTCTTAATGGGATTTTCCTTTCAAGTGAAACGATTAAGGGTGCCGGTGGTTTGCCAGTTGGTACTGCTGGTAAAGGAATGATGATGATGTCTGGTGGAATTGATTCACCAGTAGCTGCTTACCTTGGGATGAAGCGTGGTGTTTCAATGGAAATGGTTCACTTCTTTAGTCCGCCATATACTAGTCCCCAAGCTTTAGCAAAGGCCAAACAACTAACTGAACGTCTTGCAAAATATAGTGGAAGTATTAAGTTTATTCAGGTGCCATTTGCTGAAATTCAAGAAACAGTAAAGGAAAAAGTTCCTGAAGGCTACTTAATGACAATTCAACGGCGAATGATGCTTCGGTTGGCAGCTGCCTTAATGATTAAGCGTCATGGCCTGGCTATTTTTAATGGTGAATCATTAGGTCAAGTTGCTTCTCAGACAATGGAAAGTATGCTGGCGATTAATGATGTAACTTCTTATCCGGTATTGCGACCAGTATTGTCATTTGATAAGACCGAAATCATTAAAATTGCCCAAGATATTGATACTTATGATCTTTCAATTCTTCCATATGAAGACTGTTGTACTGTCTTTACACCGCCATCGCCAAAAACCCGGCCAAATGTTAAGCGGGCTCGTGAATACGAAAAACGACTTGATATTGAAGGATTAATGCAACGAGCTCTTGATGGGATTGAAATTACGGAAATTCATCCTGGTGAAGATTATTTAAACCAAAATGAAGATGTTTTTGCTGAATTACTTTAA
- a CDS encoding cysteine desulfurase family protein: MIYFDNSATTKILPDVLSTYETVSQKIWGNPSSLHNFGENAWNLQEQARQQIAKLFGVKPSEIIFTSGGSEGDNWVIKGTAMAKYRFGKHIITTSVEHAAVKNALEQLKDFGFEVTYLPVDKEGRINPADVKAAIRPDTILVSIMAVNNEIGTVQPIKEVGEILKDYPNIHFMVDAVQAIGKGLDDQVFSDRVDFATFSGHKFHAPRGTGFVYVKSGRKLEPLIAGGGQERTLRNGTENTPGNVAMAKAIRLVKENEAESVKLEQAIKERIYDHLSKFDHVKLISGRDQGFASHVLCFAIVGVRGETIVHAFEDKDIYISTTSACSSKKHSEAGTLAAMKVPEDIATSAVRISLGDQNTLEEADQFNKTFDELYAGFKKIIE; this comes from the coding sequence ATGATCTATTTTGATAATAGTGCGACGACAAAGATACTACCGGATGTTTTGTCGACATACGAAACCGTGAGCCAAAAGATTTGGGGGAATCCAAGCAGCTTACATAATTTTGGTGAAAATGCTTGGAACCTTCAAGAACAGGCACGCCAGCAGATCGCAAAGCTATTCGGGGTTAAGCCTAGTGAGATTATTTTTACTAGTGGTGGTTCTGAAGGAGATAACTGGGTAATCAAAGGAACTGCAATGGCTAAGTACCGTTTTGGCAAACACATTATTACGACCAGTGTTGAACATGCGGCAGTAAAAAATGCATTGGAGCAACTAAAAGACTTCGGATTTGAAGTTACCTACCTCCCCGTTGATAAAGAAGGACGAATTAATCCTGCTGATGTTAAAGCTGCCATTCGTCCAGATACTATTTTAGTGTCTATCATGGCGGTTAATAATGAAATTGGAACGGTTCAGCCAATTAAAGAAGTGGGAGAAATCCTTAAAGATTATCCAAATATTCACTTTATGGTGGATGCTGTTCAGGCTATTGGTAAAGGATTAGATGACCAAGTATTTAGTGATCGCGTTGATTTTGCCACTTTTTCTGGTCATAAATTTCATGCCCCACGAGGAACTGGTTTTGTTTATGTCAAGAGTGGCCGTAAGTTAGAGCCCTTGATTGCTGGTGGTGGTCAAGAGCGAACACTACGAAATGGGACAGAAAATACACCGGGTAATGTTGCGATGGCAAAAGCAATTCGGTTAGTAAAGGAAAATGAAGCGGAATCAGTAAAACTTGAACAGGCAATCAAAGAACGGATTTACGACCATTTAAGTAAATTTGATCATGTGAAATTGATTTCTGGCCGTGATCAAGGTTTCGCTTCCCATGTACTATGCTTTGCAATTGTAGGGGTTCGGGGTGAAACGATTGTTCATGCCTTTGAAGACAAGGATATCTATATCTCAACTACTAGTGCTTGCTCGTCTAAAAAGCATTCCGAAGCCGGAACATTAGCTGCCATGAAAGTTCCAGAAGATATTGCGACAAGTGCAGTTCGGATTAGTCTTGGGGATCAAAATACCCTTGAAGAAGCTGATCAGTTTAATAAAACATTTGATGAATTATACGCTGGCTTTAAGAAAATTATTGAATAA